One genomic window of Coleofasciculus sp. FACHB-1120 includes the following:
- a CDS encoding AarF/ABC1/UbiB kinase family protein codes for MFSLTQTTSRQREILEVVFRNGWDYMRRLLTGGKADEPRLPTPAVLRNILVDLGPVYVKLGQLLSTRPDLLSADYIEKLSTLQSEVPPVPWSEVEVVIRKQLDRPMEEVFSTINPVAVAAGSIAQTHRATLADGREVALKVQRPGIDAIISQDISIIKGLADLVARTDIGPDIDIVALANEFSNALLAELDFTQEANFTNQLRRNLSTSRWFDPKQVVIPEIIWQLTTQKLLVLEWLDGVPLLEANFEQINDGKSPSDQRRDITRLLCRVFFQQLYLDGFFHADPHPGNIFYLRDGRVALLDFGMIGRLDPRTQQILTEMLLAIANIDARRCSQLTLQLAESAQPANLAKLESDFEKLLRKYYNLSLSQINLSQVFYEVLQVARDNKIRLPSNMGLYSKTLANLEGTGHLFDPDLNLIEEIKPLMTDLFRRQLFGDDPLQALLRTALDIKSLSLESPRQVELLLERITSETLKWNIKMPDIIPFRRSLENSANRLSFSVVVGSLIIGAAIISSNAQTGGGLSLLSNGLFAAASFLGLWLIVSILRSGRLK; via the coding sequence GTGTTTTCCTTAACCCAAACCACTTCTCGCCAACGCGAAATCCTTGAAGTCGTCTTCCGCAACGGTTGGGACTACATGAGACGGCTCTTGACCGGCGGTAAAGCTGATGAACCGAGACTGCCGACCCCCGCCGTCCTCCGCAACATCTTAGTGGATTTGGGGCCAGTCTACGTCAAGCTGGGGCAATTGCTCTCGACTCGCCCGGACTTACTCTCGGCGGACTACATTGAAAAACTGTCAACGCTTCAATCTGAGGTGCCGCCCGTGCCTTGGTCAGAGGTTGAAGTGGTGATCCGGAAGCAATTAGATCGCCCGATGGAGGAAGTTTTCAGTACCATCAACCCGGTGGCGGTTGCTGCTGGTTCAATTGCTCAGACGCATCGCGCCACCTTAGCAGATGGGCGGGAAGTGGCTCTAAAGGTGCAGCGACCTGGAATTGATGCGATTATCTCTCAAGATATTTCCATCATTAAAGGTTTAGCCGATTTAGTTGCTCGCACCGATATTGGGCCAGATATCGATATTGTCGCTTTAGCTAACGAATTTTCTAATGCTTTGCTGGCTGAGCTTGATTTTACCCAAGAAGCTAATTTCACCAACCAGCTACGCCGCAATTTATCAACCAGCCGCTGGTTTGACCCGAAGCAGGTGGTGATTCCAGAAATTATTTGGCAGTTAACCACCCAAAAGCTATTGGTGCTGGAATGGCTAGATGGGGTGCCGCTGTTAGAGGCAAATTTCGAGCAAATCAACGACGGTAAAAGCCCCAGCGACCAGCGGCGAGACATCACTCGGCTACTGTGTCGCGTATTCTTTCAACAGTTGTATCTGGACGGTTTCTTTCACGCTGACCCGCATCCAGGCAATATTTTTTATCTGAGAGATGGTCGCGTAGCGCTGCTTGACTTCGGGATGATCGGTCGACTAGACCCCCGCACTCAGCAGATTTTAACTGAGATGCTGTTAGCGATCGCAAATATTGATGCCCGTCGCTGTAGTCAGTTGACTTTGCAATTAGCTGAATCGGCTCAACCAGCAAATTTAGCAAAGTTAGAAAGTGACTTTGAAAAGCTGTTGCGAAAGTATTACAACCTGAGTCTGTCACAAATCAATTTGAGTCAAGTTTTTTATGAAGTGTTGCAAGTCGCCCGTGACAATAAAATCCGGTTGCCTAGCAATATGGGATTATATTCAAAAACGCTAGCAAATTTAGAGGGCACAGGGCATCTATTTGACCCAGACTTAAATCTCATCGAGGAAATTAAGCCTTTGATGACCGATTTATTCCGGCGTCAATTATTCGGAGATGACCCGTTGCAAGCTTTGCTGAGAACAGCTTTAGATATCAAAAGTTTGTCTTTGGAATCTCCCCGCCAAGTGGAGTTGCTGCTCGAAAGAATTACTTCTGAAACTTTGAAGTGGAATATCAAGATGCCAGACATCATTCCATTTCGCCGAAGTTTGGAGAACTCTGCTAACCGCCTTTCTTTCAGTGTTGTAGTGGGTTCCCTAATTATCGGGGCGGCGATTATCTCCAGCAATGCTCAAACAGGAGGGGGGCTATCTTTATTAAGCAATGGTTTATTTGCTGCTGCTAGCTTCCTGGGTTTGTGGCTAATTGTAAGCATCCTACGTTCTGGGCGTTTGAAGTGA
- a CDS encoding class I SAM-dependent DNA methyltransferase, with protein sequence MPRRSKQQPTKSIKSTEQTELKFPAPEDEKLEVSAMETWLWDAACTIRGTTDAPKFKDFILPLVFYKRLSDVFDDEFARHVEEFGDEETAHEVIEADHKDAITTGRKDRMVRYYIPDEYRWDKIRNHGEEGLGEFITTATRKVTELNPELKGVLDIKDYNETQSGQRTLGDDRLAALVEVVSRHRLGLKNTSPDVFGDAYEYLLRKFAEGQGQSAGEFLTPPEVGWLMAEIIDPAPYTTIYDPTCGSARLLIKPRLVFERNYPDQKSKAPKLYGQELNHTTFAIAKMNAVIYDFRDSSLEIGDTFLNPKFVETGKGLMRHDYAVANPVCYLKSQILRQMRRFKKCWF encoded by the coding sequence GTGCCACGTCGCAGCAAGCAGCAGCCCACCAAATCCATCAAATCAACTGAGCAAACTGAACTGAAATTTCCAGCGCCAGAGGATGAGAAGCTGGAGGTGTCGGCGATGGAGACGTGGCTGTGGGATGCGGCGTGTACGATTCGCGGCACGACTGACGCGCCGAAGTTCAAGGATTTTATTCTACCCCTGGTATTCTACAAGCGCCTCTCGGATGTGTTTGATGATGAGTTTGCCCGTCATGTGGAGGAGTTTGGGGATGAAGAGACTGCCCATGAGGTGATTGAGGCTGACCATAAGGATGCTATAACGACCGGACGCAAAGACCGGATGGTGCGCTACTACATCCCGGATGAGTATCGTTGGGACAAAATCCGCAATCACGGTGAGGAGGGATTGGGGGAGTTTATCACCACTGCGACTCGGAAAGTGACGGAACTCAACCCGGAACTGAAGGGTGTGCTGGATATTAAAGACTACAACGAAACTCAAAGCGGTCAGCGGACTCTGGGGGATGACCGTTTGGCGGCGTTGGTGGAGGTGGTGAGTCGCCATCGGTTGGGGTTGAAAAACACGAGTCCGGATGTGTTTGGGGATGCCTACGAGTATCTGCTGCGGAAGTTTGCCGAAGGGCAGGGGCAGAGTGCGGGGGAGTTTTTGACGCCGCCTGAGGTGGGTTGGTTGATGGCGGAAATTATTGACCCTGCACCCTACACTACAATCTATGACCCGACTTGTGGTTCGGCGAGGCTACTGATTAAACCGCGTTTGGTGTTTGAGCGCAATTACCCCGACCAGAAAAGCAAAGCGCCTAAACTCTACGGTCAGGAACTCAATCATACGACGTTCGCGATCGCCAAGATGAATGCGGTCATCTACGATTTTCGCGATTCGAGTTTGGAAATTGGTGACACGTTTCTCAATCCGAAGTTTGTGGAGACGGGTAAGGGGTTGATGCGCCATGACTACGCGGTTGCTAATCCCGTGTGCTATTTAAAGTCACAAATTTTGCGTCAAATGAGACGGTTTAAGAAATGCTGGTTTTAG
- a CDS encoding mannose-1-phosphate guanylyltransferase, translating to MNQSLIPVILAGGKGERFWPLSRKHRPKQFLSLDGSGKSLLQATADRLLSLAGGWEKLWVVTSALLADGVKEQLPQLPVENLLVEPEGRDTAPAVAWTTLEIAKRYGENAVVGFFPADHWIADEKAFQQTLEAGASLAATQPSIVTLGIQPNYPSTGYGYIEQGEETGKVGEFPAYRVSRFTEKPDRPTAEEFLATGRFSWNSGMFIFQAGVVLDELRTYAPEIIHLLEEKGVEAYSQVPKKSIDYALMEKTQLAYVLPVSFGWDDLGDWNAIERLLKGDKPNVELATHVGMDTQGAILYAEGEDEVIVTIGMEDVVIVRDRNVTLIVKKDRTQEIKKVLELLRADPNLEKLL from the coding sequence ATGAACCAATCGCTAATACCTGTCATTCTCGCCGGTGGTAAAGGGGAACGCTTCTGGCCCCTCAGCCGCAAGCACCGACCCAAGCAGTTTTTAAGTTTGGATGGCAGCGGCAAGAGTTTGCTGCAAGCAACTGCCGACCGGCTGTTATCTCTGGCTGGAGGCTGGGAAAAGCTATGGGTCGTTACTTCAGCTTTGCTAGCAGATGGAGTGAAAGAACAACTGCCCCAGCTACCCGTAGAAAATTTGTTGGTTGAACCAGAGGGGCGCGATACTGCCCCAGCGGTCGCTTGGACAACACTGGAAATTGCCAAGCGCTATGGAGAAAACGCCGTTGTGGGCTTTTTCCCCGCCGACCACTGGATCGCTGATGAGAAGGCTTTTCAACAAACGCTGGAAGCTGGTGCCAGCTTGGCAGCAACTCAGCCGTCGATTGTGACGCTGGGGATTCAGCCGAATTATCCATCGACGGGCTATGGTTACATTGAGCAAGGGGAAGAAACTGGCAAGGTTGGGGAATTTCCTGCCTACCGCGTCAGCCGATTCACGGAAAAACCCGACCGCCCGACGGCGGAAGAGTTTCTGGCAACGGGTCGATTCAGCTGGAACAGCGGAATGTTCATCTTTCAAGCTGGGGTCGTGCTAGATGAACTCCGCACTTACGCGCCGGAAATTATTCATCTTCTCGAAGAAAAAGGTGTCGAAGCTTACTCTCAGGTGCCGAAGAAGAGTATCGACTATGCGCTGATGGAGAAGACGCAGCTGGCTTATGTGCTGCCAGTGTCTTTTGGCTGGGACGATTTGGGAGATTGGAACGCCATCGAACGGTTGCTGAAAGGGGATAAGCCGAACGTGGAACTGGCGACTCATGTGGGGATGGATACGCAAGGGGCGATTCTCTACGCCGAGGGTGAGGATGAGGTAATTGTGACGATTGGGATGGAGGATGTAGTGATTGTGCGCGATCGCAATGTCACGCTGATTGTCAAAAAAGACCGCACCCAAGAAATCAAAAAGGTTCTTGAGTTGCTACGGGCTGATCCCAATCTCGAAAAGTTGCTGTAA
- a CDS encoding AAA family ATPase, whose amino-acid sequence MIALPGIAFHCKIYESSVSLVYRGIRVQDERSLIVKMLKQDYPSPPELTRYRQEYEITRSLNLEGVVKAYSQQDYQRTLVILLEDFGGESLEQWMHKRPETFCPMPLATFLPLAINLTNILGRIHAANVIHKDINPGNIVFNPDTGVVKIIDFGIATQFSRTNPTFKSHYGLEGTLAYLSPEQTGRMNRSLDYRTDFYSLGVTFYELLTGYLPFPTADILELVHCHIAKHPVPPHEMNPTIPKPVSDIILKLMAKNAEERYQSAWGIKADLEKGFCKFAETGQIDSIQLGIQDVCDQFQIPQKLYGREAEIEALLAAFDRVAGMGNEQLRLKNEEKSEFKVEMMLVSGYAGVGKSALVQELYKPITAKRGYFVSGKFDQFGRNIPYSAIADALQKLVQQLLSEPDEHLQQWRSQLLTALGSNGQIIIDIIPEVELIIGKQPPVSEVGATEAQNRFHRIFGQFVRVFCSESHPLVIFLDDLQWIDSATLKLIELMLLDEQTQSLFLIGAYRDNEVNPTHPLALMLERLRKQGAVLQEITLTPLTLEPLSQLIAETLHRNADTVCPLAELVLRKTEGNPFFVSEFLRRLHSENLLTFYAEGLSWQWNIAQIQAQDITDNVVELMLHKLNKLPENTQQILRLAACIGAEFNLDTLSIVCEKSHKTVFQDLLTAIQVGLIQPLSELDENLLIQEYKFLHDRVQQASYILIDESQKQIVHLQIGRNLLGKTLPERLSDRLFEIVDHLNHGIELVTDRLERNEIARLNLITGQKAKAAIAYSVAQNYLARGRAWLTYSSWPTNYELTLELYTETTEVAYLCGDFEQVESWAAIVLQEAKTIFDIVKVYEVKIQTDIAQNQLLKAINTGLLVLQKFGISFPEKLSELDIQLEIDAITSLFSEMPIEELSYLPQMVEQDKLEAMRILSRITTVAQIAAPNLMPLFASKQVSLSIQNGNASTSPVAYANFGLILCGLVGNIESGYEFGQLALRLLSQPHTHAIKSRTLTIVSSFIIHWKKHVRETLPQFLEGYQSGLETGDLEFAAYCAHCYCFHSFAVGKELVELERNMTKYGEAIRQIKQEVALTWNQVYQQSILNLIGCSVNPFRLIGEAYNEESKLPQHEITNDGFAIFNVHFNKLFLCYLFYEYNQAVQNSDIAQNYLLQMTATFAKVLYYFYDSLTRLAIYPESCAQVQPETLRKVAAHQKEMKHWAHYAPMNYLHKYYLVEAEKARVLGRLFDAEELYEQAILGARDNEYIQEEALAYELAAKHYLVRGREKIAQTYMKEAHYCYERWGATAKVRDLEARYPQLFPHLSSVASTPIRTTTGTTSNTSHIAFDLTAVMKATQAILSEIELDQLLRSLMKILIENAGAQTGFLILENSRKWVIEASSELNEGENVYATQVLQSIPTANHLPESIINYVIRTHESVILNDATREGNFINDPYIQHHQTQSVFCLPLLNQSKLTGVLYLENQLATGAFTPEQSQILSLLSTQAAIAIENARLYSKLRASESKMAQFLEAVPVGIAVIDATGRPYYANQRGIHLMGKGIDPAVLPAQIAEAYQFYVTGTDQIYPTEKMPIIRALSGERTTIDDAEIRQNNQTIPVEVWGTPVFDEQGKVAYAITAFHDITERKQAEKLLADYNRTLEQRVIERTLLLSQEIEERQRIENALRQSEEQRRLTMDFTHIGSWNWNIVENTTNWNDNHARLLGLVLGEVESSYQAWRDRVHPEDIHRIEQAVTAALATHTDFEAEYRVIYPNGSIHWLVGRGRGIYNAAGQPVRMLGVILDISDRKRAEAASILEERNRMAREIHDTLAQSFTGIIIHARSAASKITVDAEKAQAYLAQVQNLARTGLAEARRSVEALRRPYLLENNDLLSAFKQLTSQLESSTGTTIVCEAIGIPYPLPSEVENNLLRIGQEALTNALKYATATEIRVELIYQSTQCRLRIKDDGQGFPIDRSSSHTGFGLLGMSERAARIGAQLQIQSTPGQGTEIAVSVNQPEKPS is encoded by the coding sequence ATGATTGCCCTACCTGGAATTGCCTTCCATTGCAAAATCTATGAGAGTTCAGTATCTCTAGTGTATCGGGGCATCAGAGTACAAGATGAGCGATCACTCATCGTAAAAATGCTCAAGCAAGATTATCCCTCTCCTCCAGAACTGACACGCTACAGACAAGAATATGAAATTACCCGTTCTCTCAATCTGGAGGGTGTTGTTAAGGCATACAGCCAGCAAGACTATCAACGGACACTCGTCATTCTCTTAGAAGATTTTGGTGGAGAGTCTCTAGAGCAATGGATGCATAAGCGACCAGAGACTTTCTGTCCCATGCCCTTAGCTACTTTTCTACCGCTTGCGATCAATCTGACAAACATTTTGGGCAGAATCCATGCCGCCAATGTCATTCATAAGGATATCAACCCAGGAAACATCGTTTTCAATCCGGATACTGGCGTTGTTAAAATTATTGACTTTGGGATTGCTACCCAATTTAGCCGTACAAATCCGACGTTCAAGAGCCATTATGGTTTAGAAGGAACTCTTGCCTATTTGTCTCCAGAGCAAACTGGGCGCATGAACCGTTCGCTCGATTACCGCACCGATTTTTACTCGCTTGGTGTGACATTCTATGAACTTCTAACCGGGTACCTGCCGTTTCCCACAGCAGACATCCTTGAGCTAGTCCATTGTCATATTGCCAAACACCCTGTTCCGCCCCATGAAATGAATCCAACGATTCCCAAACCCGTTTCAGATATTATTTTGAAACTGATGGCGAAAAATGCTGAAGAGCGTTATCAGAGTGCTTGGGGTATCAAAGCAGATTTAGAAAAAGGTTTTTGCAAGTTCGCAGAAACAGGTCAAATTGACAGTATTCAACTGGGTATTCAAGACGTTTGCGATCAGTTTCAAATTCCACAAAAACTGTATGGGCGCGAAGCAGAGATTGAAGCATTATTAGCAGCGTTTGACAGAGTAGCAGGAATGGGGAATGAACAATTGAGACTGAAGAATGAAGAAAAATCTGAATTCAAAGTCGAGATGATGTTGGTATCGGGCTACGCTGGGGTTGGGAAATCAGCATTAGTGCAGGAACTCTACAAACCTATTACTGCAAAGCGCGGTTATTTTGTATCTGGTAAATTTGATCAATTTGGGCGCAATATTCCCTATAGCGCGATCGCAGATGCCCTGCAAAAATTGGTGCAGCAACTGCTCAGTGAGCCAGATGAGCATCTGCAACAGTGGCGATCTCAACTGTTAACAGCTTTAGGAAGCAACGGACAAATCATCATTGATATCATCCCGGAAGTTGAATTAATTATCGGCAAGCAGCCGCCTGTATCAGAAGTTGGAGCAACTGAAGCTCAAAATCGCTTTCATCGAATCTTTGGGCAGTTTGTGCGGGTGTTTTGTTCAGAATCACATCCCCTGGTGATCTTCTTAGATGATTTGCAGTGGATAGACTCAGCAACGCTGAAGTTAATCGAGTTGATGCTGCTGGATGAGCAAACCCAATCCCTATTTTTGATTGGAGCCTATCGAGATAATGAAGTAAATCCAACGCATCCATTAGCATTAATGCTAGAGAGACTGCGAAAACAAGGGGCAGTACTTCAGGAAATTACCCTAACACCATTAACGCTTGAACCGTTAAGTCAGTTGATTGCCGAGACGCTACATCGGAATGCAGACACCGTTTGTCCATTAGCTGAGTTAGTTTTGCGTAAAACTGAGGGTAATCCGTTCTTTGTCAGTGAATTTTTGAGAAGGCTGCATAGCGAAAATTTATTGACCTTTTATGCTGAAGGCTTAAGCTGGCAGTGGAACATAGCTCAGATCCAAGCCCAAGATATCACTGATAATGTTGTGGAGTTGATGCTTCACAAGTTGAATAAACTACCAGAAAATACACAGCAAATTCTCCGGTTAGCTGCTTGCATCGGCGCTGAATTTAATTTAGATACTCTATCGATTGTTTGTGAAAAATCACATAAAACGGTTTTTCAAGATTTACTAACAGCCATACAAGTTGGATTAATTCAACCTCTATCTGAATTAGATGAAAACTTGTTAATTCAAGAGTATAAGTTCTTGCACGATCGCGTGCAGCAAGCCTCATACATCTTAATCGATGAATCGCAAAAACAAATTGTTCATTTACAAATTGGTCGCAATCTCCTCGGAAAAACTTTGCCAGAGAGACTATCAGACCGACTGTTTGAAATTGTCGATCATCTTAATCATGGAATTGAGCTTGTCACAGATCGACTAGAACGCAATGAAATTGCTAGATTAAATTTAATCACAGGACAGAAAGCAAAAGCTGCGATCGCCTATAGTGTGGCTCAAAACTATTTAGCCAGAGGTAGAGCATGGCTGACATACTCCAGTTGGCCAACTAACTATGAGCTGACCTTAGAGTTATATACAGAAACAACAGAAGTCGCGTATTTGTGTGGCGATTTTGAGCAGGTAGAATCGTGGGCGGCGATCGTTTTACAAGAAGCCAAAACCATTTTCGACATCGTGAAAGTTTACGAAGTCAAAATCCAAACCGATATCGCGCAGAACCAGCTATTAAAAGCAATAAATACTGGATTGCTAGTGTTACAGAAATTTGGGATCAGTTTTCCCGAAAAGCTCAGTGAATTAGATATTCAGCTTGAAATAGACGCGATCACATCACTCTTTAGCGAGATGCCGATTGAAGAGTTGAGCTATTTGCCCCAAATGGTCGAACAAGACAAGTTAGAAGCAATGAGAATCCTATCAAGGATAACGACCGTTGCCCAAATTGCGGCTCCTAATTTGATGCCTCTATTTGCGTCTAAGCAAGTCAGCTTGTCAATTCAGAATGGAAATGCGTCTACATCTCCTGTTGCCTATGCAAACTTTGGGTTAATTCTCTGTGGGTTGGTTGGAAACATCGAGTCTGGTTACGAATTTGGGCAGCTTGCCCTAAGACTTTTGTCACAGCCACATACCCATGCAATCAAATCTCGGACTCTAACAATTGTAAGTAGCTTTATTATCCATTGGAAGAAACATGTCAGGGAAACCTTGCCACAATTTCTAGAAGGCTATCAAAGTGGGCTTGAAACTGGAGATTTAGAGTTTGCTGCCTATTGTGCTCATTGTTATTGCTTTCACTCCTTTGCGGTCGGGAAAGAACTCGTGGAACTTGAACGTAATATGACCAAGTATGGTGAAGCAATCCGTCAAATTAAACAAGAAGTAGCACTTACCTGGAATCAGGTATATCAACAGTCTATCTTGAATTTAATCGGATGCTCAGTTAATCCATTCCGTCTGATTGGAGAAGCATACAATGAGGAAAGCAAACTGCCACAGCATGAAATAACAAATGATGGATTTGCAATCTTCAATGTACATTTTAATAAGCTTTTCCTATGCTATTTATTTTATGAGTACAATCAAGCAGTTCAGAACTCAGACATAGCACAAAATTATTTGCTCCAGATGACAGCTACCTTTGCTAAGGTTTTGTATTATTTCTATGATTCTTTAACTAGACTCGCAATATATCCTGAAAGCTGTGCTCAAGTACAGCCAGAAACTCTCAGAAAAGTTGCGGCTCATCAAAAAGAAATGAAACACTGGGCACACTATGCCCCGATGAATTATTTGCATAAATATTATCTAGTTGAGGCAGAGAAAGCGCGAGTTTTAGGGCGGTTGTTTGACGCAGAAGAACTCTACGAACAAGCAATTCTTGGTGCTAGAGACAATGAGTACATTCAAGAAGAAGCCTTAGCCTACGAATTAGCTGCCAAACATTATCTGGTGCGGGGTCGGGAAAAAATTGCCCAAACCTATATGAAAGAAGCTCATTACTGTTATGAGCGTTGGGGAGCAACTGCGAAAGTGAGAGATTTAGAAGCTCGCTATCCGCAGTTATTTCCTCATTTATCCAGCGTGGCTTCCACACCAATCCGCACTACTACTGGAACTACCTCTAATACCTCACATATCGCTTTTGATTTAACGGCAGTGATGAAGGCAACTCAGGCGATTTTGAGCGAAATTGAACTAGATCAGCTGCTCCGTTCCTTGATGAAGATATTAATCGAAAATGCTGGCGCACAAACAGGATTTTTGATTTTGGAAAACTCAAGAAAATGGGTGATTGAAGCGTCTAGTGAACTTAATGAGGGTGAGAATGTCTATGCTACACAAGTGCTGCAATCTATCCCAACTGCAAATCATCTACCTGAATCAATTATTAATTATGTGATTCGTACTCATGAATCTGTCATCTTAAATGATGCTACTCGTGAAGGTAATTTTATTAATGATCCCTATATTCAACACCACCAGACTCAATCAGTCTTTTGTTTACCTCTGCTCAATCAAAGCAAGCTCACCGGTGTGTTGTATCTAGAAAATCAGTTGGCAACTGGGGCATTTACACCGGAGCAATCGCAAATTCTAAGCCTACTTTCTACGCAGGCAGCGATCGCGATCGAAAATGCCAGACTTTATTCAAAGCTACGCGCCAGCGAAAGCAAAATGGCTCAATTTCTAGAAGCAGTTCCGGTGGGCATTGCCGTCATTGATGCGACGGGTCGCCCTTACTATGCCAATCAACGGGGCATTCATCTCATGGGCAAAGGGATTGATCCTGCCGTACTGCCGGCTCAAATCGCAGAGGCTTATCAATTTTATGTGACGGGAACAGATCAAATCTACCCTACTGAAAAAATGCCAATCATCCGAGCGTTGAGCGGCGAACGCACTACGATTGATGACGCAGAAATTCGCCAAAATAACCAAACGATCCCCGTTGAGGTGTGGGGTACTCCCGTCTTTGACGAACAAGGGAAGGTGGCTTATGCGATCACAGCCTTTCACGATATCACTGAGCGCAAACAAGCAGAGAAACTGCTAGCGGACTATAACCGAACATTGGAACAACGAGTAATTGAGCGGACTTTGCTGCTTTCGCAGGAGATTGAAGAGCGCCAACGAATTGAAAACGCCCTGCGCCAGAGTGAAGAGCAACGCAGGCTGACAATGGATTTCACCCACATCGGCAGTTGGAACTGGAATATCGTGGAAAATACAACAAACTGGAACGATAACCACGCTCGATTGCTGGGGTTGGTTCTAGGTGAAGTTGAGAGTAGCTATCAGGCATGGCGAGATCGCGTTCACCCAGAAGATATTCATCGGATTGAGCAAGCTGTTACAGCAGCTCTAGCAACCCATACCGATTTTGAAGCTGAATATCGAGTGATCTACCCAAATGGTAGTATTCACTGGTTGGTTGGTAGAGGTCGAGGAATTTATAACGCAGCCGGACAGCCTGTGCGAATGTTAGGGGTGATTCTTGATATTAGCGATCGCAAACGCGCCGAAGCCGCCTCGATTCTGGAAGAACGCAACCGCATGGCGCGAGAAATCCACGATACGCTGGCACAGTCCTTCACGGGCATTATCATTCACGCTAGATCTGCTGCTAGCAAGATAACGGTAGACGCAGAAAAAGCTCAGGCTTATCTGGCTCAAGTACAAAACTTAGCCCGAACTGGACTCGCAGAGGCACGCCGGTCTGTAGAGGCGCTGCGCCGTCCATACTTATTGGAAAATAACGATCTGCTCAGCGCTTTCAAGCAACTAACAAGCCAGCTAGAATCATCTACTGGTACGACAATCGTGTGTGAAGCCATCGGTATTCCCTATCCACTACCCTCTGAGGTGGAGAATAATCTGCTCAGGATTGGACAGGAAGCCTTGACTAATGCACTGAAGTACGCTACAGCAACCGAAATTCGCGTTGAACTGATATATCAGTCCACGCAGTGCAGATTACGAATTAAAGACGATGGACAGGGATTTCCCATTGATCGTTCTTCTAGTCACACTGGCTTTGGTTTATTAGGGATGTCAGAACGTGCCGCTCGCATTGGGGCACAACTCCAGATCCAGAGTACTCCTGGACAAGGAACAGAAATCGCAGTGTCCGTAAATCAGCCGGAAAAACCATCATGA